Proteins from a single region of Chryseomicrobium sp. FSL W7-1435:
- a CDS encoding NAD(P)H-binding protein, which translates to MKLALFGATGRVGKQLAELALAAGHELHLLVRSKQEWMEQPGIHVWVGDARKAQDIEQVLQGVDAVFSGLGTDKKTTLSEFVAAVVPVMKNQQVSRIVTIGTAGILNSRTEPGAYRFQSGESNRKLTFAAEEHAKVFEAFKDSDLDWTIICPTYLPDGPLTEVYRTKEDYLPIDGKQISTADTAHCAYTALAEDKFKRTRVGLAY; encoded by the coding sequence ATGAAACTCGCACTATTTGGAGCAACAGGTCGTGTAGGTAAGCAGTTGGCTGAATTGGCTCTTGCGGCAGGTCACGAACTGCATTTACTTGTTCGTTCAAAGCAAGAGTGGATGGAACAACCAGGGATTCATGTGTGGGTAGGTGATGCTCGGAAAGCACAAGACATCGAGCAGGTCTTACAAGGAGTAGACGCCGTTTTTAGTGGTCTTGGAACAGATAAAAAAACTACGCTTTCTGAATTTGTTGCAGCTGTGGTTCCGGTGATGAAAAATCAACAGGTTTCGCGAATTGTGACAATTGGGACGGCCGGTATTTTAAACAGTCGAACCGAACCAGGCGCTTACAGATTTCAATCTGGGGAATCCAATCGAAAATTGACGTTTGCTGCTGAGGAACATGCCAAAGTCTTTGAGGCATTCAAGGACAGTGACCTAGACTGGACGATTATCTGCCCGACCTATCTGCCAGATGGTCCGCTGACTGAAGTGTACAGAACCAAGGAAGATTACCTGCCTATTGATGGCAAACAGATCTCGACAGCAGATACTGCCCATTGCGCCTATACAGCGCTCGCCGAAGATAAATTTAAACGTACTCGAGTGGGACTCGCGTATTAA
- the ugpC gene encoding sn-glycerol-3-phosphate ABC transporter ATP-binding protein UgpC, with product MTTLTLKNITKSYDNKVQAVTDFNLEVEDREFIVFVGPSGCGKSTTLRMIAGLEDITEGDFMIDGKRMNDVASKDRDIAMVFQNYALYPHMSVFDNMAYGLKIRKVPKDEIKRRVDEAAKILGLDPYLDRKPKALSGGQRQRVALGRAIVRDASVFLMDEPLSNLDSKLRVQMRSEIIKLHNRLNTTTIYVTHDQTEAMTMATRIVIMKDGVVQQVGTPKEVYDNPDNMFVGGFIGSPSMNFLTGTVVNGQFKVGEVLISLTDDQQARLKAYEGQEVVLGIRPEHVTDDNGAYDVTHAHRVPAYIEVAELTGAEQILYANLEGQDFIGRVDAQNGIERGQTVDLVFHMERAHFFDKETELRIGAVDTI from the coding sequence ATGACAACTCTAACACTTAAAAATATTACAAAGAGCTATGACAATAAGGTACAAGCAGTAACTGATTTTAATTTAGAGGTGGAAGATCGCGAGTTCATCGTATTTGTAGGACCATCTGGTTGTGGGAAATCCACGACATTACGCATGATTGCGGGTCTTGAAGATATCACTGAAGGCGACTTCATGATTGATGGCAAGCGTATGAACGATGTGGCTTCTAAAGATCGCGACATCGCGATGGTGTTCCAAAACTACGCACTTTATCCACATATGAGCGTGTTCGACAACATGGCGTACGGATTGAAAATTCGCAAAGTGCCAAAAGATGAAATCAAGCGCCGTGTAGATGAAGCTGCAAAGATCTTAGGTCTTGATCCGTACCTAGATCGTAAGCCAAAAGCGCTTTCTGGTGGACAGCGTCAACGTGTAGCATTAGGCCGCGCAATCGTCCGTGATGCATCTGTCTTCTTAATGGATGAGCCATTATCGAACTTAGACTCCAAATTACGTGTTCAAATGCGTTCAGAGATTATTAAACTTCATAACCGCTTAAACACAACAACGATTTATGTGACACATGATCAAACAGAAGCAATGACGATGGCAACGCGCATTGTCATTATGAAAGACGGTGTCGTTCAACAAGTTGGTACACCAAAAGAAGTATACGACAATCCAGACAACATGTTCGTTGGTGGCTTTATTGGTTCACCTTCTATGAACTTCCTAACAGGTACAGTGGTAAACGGTCAGTTCAAAGTTGGCGAAGTACTGATTTCACTAACGGATGACCAACAAGCACGTTTAAAAGCATACGAAGGACAAGAAGTCGTTCTTGGTATTCGTCCAGAGCATGTTACAGATGATAACGGAGCTTATGATGTAACGCACGCACACCGAGTACCTGCCTACATTGAAGTGGCAGAACTTACAGGTGCCGAGCAGATTTTATATGCAAATTTAGAAGGGCAAGACTTCATTGGACGTGTAGATGCACAAAACGGTATCGAACGCGGCCAGACTGTGGATCTCGTGTTCCACATGGAGCGGGCACACTTCTTTGATAAAGAGACTGAACTACGAATCGGCGCGGTTGACACTATCTAA
- a CDS encoding LacI family DNA-binding transcriptional regulator, producing the protein MAVTIIDVAREANVSPSTVSRVIADHPRISEKTKKKVREVMESMHYYPNFQARNLAARTTQTIGVVMANSATLAFQNPFFPEVIRGISTTAHACKLGLYLSTGGTEEEIFQEVVAMVQGRKVDGIILLYSRVDDKTLNYLREMHFPFTIVGRPYAFEDQVDFVDNDNKKIAQDVVEYLFGLGHREIAFIGGDLEFVVSSDRLEGYRAALESHALKYQEQYFIHDFAFEQDGKEAIRQLMTQQSPPTALVAHDDSVAYEIIRYLEQLEIRVPEDVSIISFNNHALSEHVKPPLTSVDINIFELGLKATELLLERIKQPEREATHQFVDTTLIVRNSCQSLNTR; encoded by the coding sequence ATGGCTGTAACGATTATAGATGTTGCACGAGAGGCCAATGTCTCTCCTTCCACTGTTTCACGTGTCATCGCCGATCACCCACGGATTAGTGAAAAGACGAAGAAAAAGGTACGGGAAGTCATGGAAAGTATGCACTACTATCCAAACTTCCAAGCACGAAATCTTGCAGCACGCACGACGCAAACTATTGGTGTCGTGATGGCAAACTCAGCGACACTCGCATTCCAAAACCCGTTCTTCCCGGAAGTCATCCGAGGAATTTCTACAACGGCACATGCCTGCAAGCTAGGTCTGTATTTATCTACAGGTGGCACAGAAGAAGAGATTTTCCAAGAAGTTGTCGCGATGGTACAGGGGAGAAAAGTAGATGGCATCATCTTGTTGTACTCTCGAGTAGATGATAAAACACTCAATTACTTACGTGAGATGCATTTCCCGTTCACGATTGTGGGGCGTCCATATGCATTTGAAGACCAAGTAGATTTTGTCGACAATGACAACAAAAAGATTGCACAAGATGTGGTGGAATATTTATTCGGATTAGGGCATCGCGAAATCGCCTTCATCGGAGGAGATTTAGAGTTCGTCGTATCATCTGATCGTCTAGAGGGATACCGTGCGGCACTTGAATCGCATGCATTAAAGTATCAAGAACAATATTTTATCCACGACTTTGCTTTTGAGCAGGATGGAAAAGAAGCAATCAGACAGTTAATGACACAACAGTCACCACCTACTGCTCTAGTGGCGCACGATGACTCAGTAGCGTACGAAATCATTCGTTACCTTGAACAATTAGAGATTCGCGTACCAGAAGATGTTTCGATTATTAGCTTTAATAACCATGCCTTGTCAGAGCATGTAAAACCACCTTTGACATCAGTGGATATCAATATTTTTGAATTGGGTCTAAAAGCGACCGAGTTACTACTCGAGCGCATCAAACAACCAGAGAGAGAAGCGACCCATCAGTTTGTGGACACTACGCTCATCGTCCGCAACTCCTGCCAATCTCTCAATACACGGTAG
- a CDS encoding alpha-glucosidase: MKKTWWKEAVAYQVYPRSFQDSNGDGIGDLQGLISRLDYIQDLGIDIIWICPMYKSPNDDNGYDISDYQDIMDEFGTMADFDELLAEVHKRGMKLIIDLVINHSSDEHEWFIESRESKENDKRDWYIWKDGKDGKEPNNWGSIFGGSAWEYDEASGQYFLHLFSTKQPDLNWENEDVRTALYNMVNWWLDKGIDGFRVDAISHIKKDLTFSDMPEEEGKEYIQAWSKYMNVEGIMPFLGELKDKTFANYDIMTVGEANGVSSEQISEWVNETDGKFDMIFQFEHLGLWDGNTLDVLELKNVLTRWQHALANDGWNALFLENHDKARIVSTWGNDQEYWAQSAKALATMYFFMKGTPFIYQGQEIGMTNVQFDTIDEYNDVSAKNMYKERTANGETHEAIMQDLWQTSRDNSRTPMHWSDEMNAGFSTGSPWIGMNPNYTEINVDRQLADEASILHFYKTMIRLRKENEAFVYGDYELMLAEDTQVYAYTRSFENTRFLIVSNLTKETASIESLYTTVKDAEIILTNSDSEGLELAPFEARIYKLV; the protein is encoded by the coding sequence ATGAAAAAAACATGGTGGAAAGAAGCGGTGGCGTACCAAGTCTACCCACGAAGCTTTCAAGATTCAAATGGAGACGGGATTGGAGACTTGCAAGGTCTGATTTCTCGCTTGGATTATATTCAAGACTTAGGAATCGATATTATCTGGATCTGTCCGATGTACAAGTCACCAAATGACGACAATGGCTATGATATCAGTGATTATCAAGATATTATGGACGAGTTTGGTACGATGGCAGATTTCGATGAATTGCTTGCCGAAGTGCACAAGCGTGGTATGAAGCTGATTATTGACCTTGTCATCAATCACTCTTCAGATGAACACGAGTGGTTTATCGAATCTCGTGAGTCTAAAGAAAATGACAAACGCGACTGGTATATTTGGAAAGATGGCAAGGACGGCAAAGAACCAAACAACTGGGGTAGTATTTTCGGCGGTTCTGCTTGGGAATACGACGAGGCAAGTGGTCAATACTTCTTGCACTTGTTCTCTACTAAACAACCAGACCTTAATTGGGAAAATGAAGATGTGCGTACAGCTTTGTATAACATGGTCAACTGGTGGTTGGACAAAGGAATCGACGGTTTCCGCGTAGATGCAATCAGCCATATCAAGAAAGACCTGACATTCTCGGATATGCCGGAAGAAGAAGGCAAAGAGTACATTCAAGCTTGGTCGAAGTACATGAATGTAGAAGGAATCATGCCATTCTTAGGTGAGCTGAAAGACAAGACATTCGCGAACTACGACATTATGACGGTCGGAGAAGCGAATGGTGTAAGCAGTGAACAAATCTCAGAATGGGTCAACGAGACTGACGGCAAGTTCGATATGATCTTCCAATTTGAACACTTAGGTTTATGGGACGGGAATACGTTAGACGTTCTTGAGTTGAAAAACGTTTTGACGCGCTGGCAACATGCCCTAGCTAATGACGGTTGGAATGCTTTATTCCTAGAAAATCATGACAAAGCCCGCATTGTTTCTACATGGGGGAATGATCAAGAGTACTGGGCGCAAAGTGCAAAAGCTTTGGCGACGATGTATTTCTTCATGAAAGGAACACCATTCATCTACCAAGGACAAGAAATTGGTATGACGAATGTTCAGTTCGATACTATTGATGAATACAACGATGTTTCAGCTAAAAACATGTATAAAGAGCGTACGGCTAACGGAGAAACGCACGAAGCAATCATGCAAGACTTGTGGCAGACAAGCCGTGACAATTCTCGTACGCCGATGCACTGGTCAGATGAGATGAATGCTGGCTTCTCGACGGGGTCACCTTGGATTGGGATGAACCCAAATTACACAGAAATCAATGTGGATCGCCAGTTGGCGGACGAAGCGTCCATTCTTCATTTTTATAAAACAATGATTCGTTTACGCAAAGAAAATGAAGCCTTCGTTTATGGAGACTATGAGCTAATGCTGGCAGAAGATACACAAGTTTACGCTTATACTCGTAGTTTTGAAAACACACGTTTCTTGATTGTTTCGAATTTAACAAAGGAAACGGCATCGATTGAAAGTCTTTATACGACAGTGAAGGATGCAGAAATTATTTTAACTAATTCAGATTCAGAAGGCCTTGAGCTTGCTCCTTTTGAAGCCCGTATATACAAACTTGTTTAA